The genomic DNA CCATGTGGCCAGTAGCGTAGCGCGGTCGGGTCAGGGCGATGTCAGGGCGGCGGTACCCCGGGGAGACGAGGCCATGACAGAGCGCTCGTAGAATGACCGCATGGCCGCCCAAACGGTCCTGGTGGTCGAGGACGACGCTGCGGTGCGCGAGGTGGTCGCGTTCCACCTCAGCCGGGCCGGCTTCGCCGTTCGCGAGGCGTCCGACGCCGCTCAGGCGCTGGCCGCCGCGCCGGACGCCGCCCTCGTCGTGCTCGACTGGATGTTGCCGGGCGAGAGCGGGCTGACGGTCTTGAAACGCCTTCGGGACTCCTCGGCCGCCGAGCTCCCCGTGCTCATGCTCACCGCCCGCGCCCGCGAGGCGGAGCGTGTCGAGGGGCTCGAGTCTGGTGCGGACGACTACCTGACCAAACCGTTCTCCGCCGCGGAGCTCGTTGCGCGCGTGCGCGCGCTCCTGCGCCGGGCCGTCCCACGCAAGCGCGTGACCGTCGGCCATCTGAGCGTCGACGCCGACGCCGGCGAGGTGACGTGGCGCGGCGAACGGTGCCGGCTCACGCCGCGGGAGTTCGGTCTGCTCGCCTTCCTCGCCGCCAACCCCGGACGCGTGTACTCGCGCTTCGAGCTCCTCGACAAGGTCTGGGGCGAGGGTTTCGTCGGCACGGAGCGGACCGTCGACCAGCACGTCGCTCAGCTCCGCGCCGTCGTGGCAGACGATGTCGTCGCCACTGTAAGGGGGCGGGGCTACCGCCTCGGGGAGTGCGGAGGCGACCGTCTCGCCGACGCTCACCCTCAAGGCCGGGCGGAGCGGTAGATGGACCGGAGCGCGGCGCACGCGCTCCCCTGGTGGGACGTTCTGAAGGAAGGCGTCGTCCTGCTCGACTCCGGGAGCGTGCTCGACCTCAACCACGCGGCGGCCCTCCTCCTCGACGTCGATAGGGAACGGGCGCGCGGAGCGGCAGCCATCGGCGTGTTCCGTGACCATCGGCTCGAGGCCATGTGGCGCTCGGGGGTTGGCGGCGAGATCGAACTCCGCTCCAAGGCCGTCAGGGTGACCGCGTTCCCCGGCGGGCTCGTGTTCGAGGACGTGAGCGAACTCCGGCTCGGCCAGCGCGACGCATCGGAGCTGCTCTCCGTGCTCTCGCACGAGCTGCGCACTCCCGTCACTACCGTTCGCGGGGCGCTCGAGGCGCTCGCGGCGCCGGCCGCGGACGGTGACGACCCGAGCGAGGTGCGCTTCCGTGAACGCTTCCTAGCGCTCGCGCTCGCGGAAGCCGAGCGGCTCTCTCGCCTGCTCGACGACTTGACCGTCCAGTCGCGCCCGCCGAGGGAGAGGAGCGTCGCGCTCGGAGCCGTCGTCGCCAAGGCCGCTGCGTTGCTGCGGGCGCGGGCGGACGCCGTCGACGTCCGGTTCGCCACCGAGCTGGAGGACCTCGTCGTCTGGGCGGACGAGGACAAGCTCCTCCAGGTGATCCTGAACCTCATGGAGAACGCGGTCGTGCACGGACCCGGCGGCGGGACGGTCACGGTCGCGGCGTGGGGTGCCGACGCCATGGCCCAACTCGAAGTGCGCGACGAGGGCGCGCCGCTCGATCCCACCGGCGTGCCGGCGCTGTTCGCACCGCACACGCAGGGCCGCCACCGCGGCCAGGGCGCGGGCCTCGGGCTCTACATCGTCAGGTCGATCGTGCAGCGCTGGGGCGGCGCCGTGTGGGCCGGGCCGGGCAGCGCCGTGGCGGCGGGCAACGTTTTCGGGTTCAGCGTGCCGCTCGCGGACCACGCCTGAGCCCGGCGAGCGGCACGGCCCTTACGGCCGGCGGGGCCCGGTCGGAACGTGGCGCGGTCCGTGAGCGCGGTGGCAGCGGCCACCGGTGCGCCACGTTCCGACCGGTTCAGGCGTTCGGGTCGTCCGGTGTCAACGCCGGCGCTACGAGCTCCGCCCGGCGACGGGGCTGCGGCGCCCACTCGGCGGTCGCGAGGGCGTCGGGAGGCTCTTCGCGCCTCACGTCGTCAGGCGGCCTGGCGCCGCCGAACGCAGGTGGAGTAGGGGCGATGCGCGACTCTGGGAACAGACGCGCGTAGGCCGCGGGGCCGAGGGCGAAGAGCAGGGCGACCGTCACGACCGTCTCCACGGACACCGCGCGACTGACGGCGAGGAGGTCGTGCAGCCGGATCGCCTGGCCGCCGAAGGCGAGCCACGCGGTGCCCGCGGTCCCCCACGTCAGGGCGCCCGCGACGAGCGCGTTCAGGGGCCCGGCCCAGCGCGCCGTCCTCGGCGACGGATAGATGGCGAGCCATCCCAGGATGACGAGCTCCAACGTCAGGAACGCCTCATGCAGGCCGGGGAAGGCTCCGCGCGCGACGGAAGCGGCGAAGAGCGCCCCCGCCAGGAGACCGAGGCTCGGACCGTACGCGAGGGCGACAACGAGGACGGGCAGCGCGGCGACGCCGTTGGCGGCCGCGACCACCCATGGCGGCGAGGCGCCCAGCCGTTGCGCGAGCGCCTCGAGCAGGAAGCCGAGTACCACCGCCCCGAGGATGCGCAGCGCTACCTTGGGCTTGGCGAGCACCAGCGCGTCGCCACGAGCGACACCAGTCCCCAGGGAGACGAGGACGAGGATCAGGGTGGCGCACGCCGAGTAGAAGAGGACCGGATCGGAGCCGAACCGCTGCCAAGCCTCCGACCACGTGAGCACGCCCTTCACCACTCCGGCCTCTCGTCGAGCGTGGCTCCGAAAGGCGTAGCGTCGACGTCGCCCGCGCGCAGCATCCGCAACAGCTCGGCGTTAGCGGCGCGGCGGCCCGGCGTGCGCGCGAGCACCCTGCCGAGCGCGGCTTCGCTCGCCACGAACGCGACCTGGGCCGCGCGCAGCCAACCCGGGTAGTGGCGTCTACCCACCAGGAGCCCGCCGCGCCGCCCTTCCAGCGCGAACGCCGGATGCGAGGGGGTCGAGGTGCCGCCGAGGTGCACGACGGGTGTCGCCACTAGGAGGTTGGAGCGCCCGGCCTCCGAGACCCGCAGCCCGAAGTCGAGGTCCTCGTTGTAGAAACGGAACGCCTCGTCGTAGCCGCCGAGCTCGCGCCAGTCGCGCAGCCGCGCCACCGTCAGGCAGCCGGAGAGCCACGGCACGGCGACGGCGGCCGGCCTCCCGCCCGTCGGGCTGGAGCGGCGCAGCCGCCGGTAGTGCCTGGCGTACAGCGGTCCGAGGCCCTGGGGTTTGCCGTTGCCGTCCGCGACGAACGGCCCCGCCGCCGCGGCCTGCGGGGAAGACTCCAGCGCGGCGACGAGGTCGGGGAAGGTGCCGTCAGCCACGATGACGTCGGCGTTCGTGAAGGCGACGTACTCGGTCGAGGCGCCGCGGAGGCCCGCGTTCACGGCGTGAGCGTAGGAGTGGTTGGGAACGCCGAGGTAGGCGACGTCCGGGTGGCTGCGTGAGAGCGCGTCGGCGAAGCCGGGGTCGGGGTCGGCGTCGACGAGCCGCAGGTCGGCACCGGGGGCCGAGCGACGAACGAGCTCGAGGCAGGAGAGGGCGAGCTCGGGCGTGCGGTAGTTGACCACGGCCACGGTGAGCCGCGCGGCGGCCACAGGGCGCGCGGTGGTCGCCGACGTCGCCGCCTCCGGATGCCGCGTGGCGCTCACCTCAAGGGGCCTTCCTACGGTAGGTCACGAGCGCATGGTACTCAAGTGAGGCCTCAAGCCACACGTGTCTCACCTCGCCTGGCTTAGCATGCTGGTCGTGCAGTCCGACGACCAACACGATCACCGTGGCGATCTGCGGCTCGGCGTCGCCCTCGGCGGCGGCAGCGCGCGCGGTTACGCCCACCTCGGCGCCCTTGCCAGCCTCGAGCGCAACGGCTTGGCGCCGGACGTCATCGCCGGCACGAGCTTCGGCGCCGTCGTCGGCGCCCTCTACGCCACCGGCAGGCCCCTGCCGGAGCTCCTCGCCCAGGCCGAGGCCATGCGCAGGCGCGACGTCTTCCCGTACGTCGCGGACTTCGGCCTGCACCGGGCGGCGCTGTTCCGTGGCCGGCGGCTGGAGGAGTACTTCGACAGGCTGCTCGAGGGCCGCCACTTCTCCGACCTCGTCAAACGCCTCGTGGTCGTGACGACGGACATCGACAGCGGCGAACGCGTGCTGCTCGAACAGGGCTCGCTGGCCGAGGCGCTGCGGGCGAGCACGGCCATCCCCGGGGTGTTCGCCCCCGCGCTCGTCGGCGGTCGCAGGCTGATCGACGGCGGTATCGGCTCACCCGTGCCCCTCTCGACCCTCGACGAGTTCGACCTCGATGTCGCCATCGGCATCGGGGCCGGCATGGAGGCGTCCGACTCCGGCACGATCCGCTTCGCCCGCAAGCTCATGCGCTCCAGCGGCGCCAAGCGCTTCCAGACCCGGCTCGCCGCGACGAGGCCGCGCGGGGCCGTCGGGCGGTTGGGAAGGGCGCTCGCCTTCGCCGCCGAGGGCTGGGCGGCGGCGGACGCGGATGCATGCGAGCGCGCCGAGCCGGACGGTTGCCGGCGCTTCGAGGTGCATACGCGCCCTCCCATCAGCTGGCTCGACTTCCGCAGCGCGGGCGCGGCGATACGCGCGGGCGACGCCGCGCTCAGCCGCCTGATGCCGGCGCTCAAGAGCGCCATGCGAGCGACCGGCTAGAGGATCCGCTTGCCGAGGAGACTAGCCGTCAGCTCCACGAGCGTGCCGGCCGTCTCGTTGGCCCGGTCGAGGATCGGGTTGACCTCCACGAGGTCGAGGCTCGTCACGCGTTTCGAGTCCGCCAACAGCTCCATCAGCAGGTGCGCCTCGCGGTAGGTGAGCCCGCCCGGTACGGGCGTGCCGACGCCGGGGGCCAGGCTCGGGTCGAGCGCGTCCGCGTCGAACGACACGTGCACGCGCTCCAGCCCCGCCAGCCGCTCGAGCGCGGCCGCCACGACGTACGCGATCCCGCGTTGGTCGACCTCCTTCATCGAGAACGCCAGAGCTCCCGACTCGCGGATCAGCTCGCGTTCGGCCGGGTCGACGCTGCGCAGGCCGATGTAGACGATGTGCTCCGGCTCCACGACGCGGCCACCGCCCCAGATCGACGTGAGACGCTCGTCCCCCAGCCCGATGAGGTGCGCGATCGGCATGCCGTGCACGTTGCCGGACGGACTGGTGGCCGGCGTGTTGATGTCGGCGTGAGCGTCGACCCAGACGAGGCCGGTGGCGCGGCCCAGGTTCAGGCCCGGCACCGTGCCCATGCTCACCGAGTGGTCGCCGCCGAGCGCGATAACGAACTCCTCGGCGGGCAGCTCGCGCAGGCGCGCGAACGTGGCGCGGCACGTAGCCGCGATGGCGTCTGCGTGGTGCGGTCCGGCGGCGCTCGGCAGATGCTCGCTCGTCTCGGCCAGCGGGACGTCGACGTTGCCGAGGTCGACCACCTCGTGGCTCAGCTCCCTCAGTGCGGGGGCGAGGCGGGCCAACCGGAGGGCGCTCGGCCCCATGTCGACGCCGCGCCTGCCGGCACCGAGGTCCATGGGCACGCCCAGGATGCGTACGCGCTGCATGGGCTCAAGCTAGCACGCGCCTCAGCCGGTCTTGACCCCGGCCGGCCGCTTCCAGCTCCGTCCGACGCTCTCGAGCAGGGCGTAGGCGGCCTGAGGCCCTCGCCCGCCCGCCTCGTAGAACAGCGGAGTCGTCCGCGGGTCGGCGGCGTGCTCGAGCAGCGGATCGATGATGGTCCACTGCGCCTCCACCTCGTCGGCGCGCATGAAGAGGGTGGCGTCGCCTTCCATGACGTCGAGCAGCAGCGTCTCGTAAGCGTCGGGGATGGCGCCGTCGAAGCTCTCCCGGTAGGAGAAGTCGAGGCTGATGCGCCCCAGCTCGACGCGCTGGCCGGGCCGCTTGCCGTTGAAGCGGATGCTGATCCCCTCGTCCGGGACGATGCGCAAGATCAGCCGGTCCGGCCTCACCGGGGCCGGCAGTGTGAACGGCACGTGCGGCGGCGCCTTGAACTGCAGGACGATCTCGCTCGCCTTGGCCTCCAGGCGCTTCCCCGAGCGCAGGTAGAAGGGCACGCCCGCCCAGCGCCAGTTCTCGACCGTGAGGCGCATGGCGGCGAACGTGGCCTGGCGCGAGCGGGGGTCGACCCCCGGCTCCTGGCGGTAGCCGACCATGCCGTTCCCAGCCACGTACTGTCCGAGGACCGTCTCCTGCGGGTTCGGGCAGGCCACGGCGCTGAAGAGCTTCACCTTCTCGTCGCGCACGCTGCGCGCGTCGAAGCGCACGGGCGGCTCCATGGCGACGAGGGCGAGGAGCTGCAGCAGGTGGTTCTGGAACACGTCGCGCAGGATGCCGGCGTCCTCGTAGAACTGCCCGCGCCCCTCGACCCCCATGGGCTCGATCATCGTGATCTGGACGTGGTCGATGTAGCGGTTGTTCCAGAACGGCTCGAACATGCTGTTGGCGAAGCGCAGCACGCCAAGGTTCTGGGCCGTCTCCTTGGCCAGGTAGTGGTCGATGCGGTAGAGCTGCCGCTCAGAGAAGTGCTCGAGGAGCTCGTCGTTCAGCGCCTTGGCCGACGCGGCGTCCGTACCGAACGGCTTCTCGACGACCAGGCGTGAGAAGCGGCCGTCCGACTCGCTCGCCAGCCCGGCTCCGGCCAACGAACGGGCGATGGCGCCGTAGACGCCCGGCGGGGTGGCGGTGTAGTAGACCCGCCCGGCGACGTCGATGCCCTCCAACGCCGTCGCCAGCCGTCCGAAGGCCTCGGCGCTCGCGTAGTCGCCGTGCACGTACGAGATCCTCCCGGCGAGGGCGCGCCACGCCCCCTCGTCGAGGTCGGGCACCTCGCGCTCCAGGGCCTCGCGGAGGTTGCCGGTGAGATCGGCGTCGGTAAGCGGCTTGCGGCCGAAGCCGACGATGATGGTCCTCGCGTCAAGCTCGCCGTTCACGTGGAGCTGGTAGAGCGCCGGTATGAGCTTGCGCGCCGCCAGGTCGCCGGTTATGCCGAAGATAACGAAGGCGCAGGCGGGGGCCGCGCCGTTCCGTGCGACGGAGCGGGAAGCGCCGTGCGCGCTCCGGTCGGTCTGCGCGGCCTGGTCGGGCGCGGCGTCTGGGTGCGCGGCGGTCGAGAGCCCTCGAGCCAGGCTCATGCGCGCTTCGTCCTGTGGCCGCCGAAGCGGTTGCGCAGGGTGGCGACGGCGCGGTTGGCGAACGAATCCTGAGAGCGACTCGCGAAGCGCGCGTAGAGGGCAGCGGTGATCGCGGGCATGGGCACGGCGTTGGCGACGCCGTAGTCGACCGTCCAGCGACCCATGCCGCTGTCGTCGACGTACCCCTTCAGCCCGTCCAGCTTGGGGTCGCTCTCCAACGCGTCGCCGAGCAACTCGAGTAGCCACGACCGCACGACCGAGCCGCGCAGCCACAGGCGCGCGACGGCGGCCAGGTCCAGCTCGGAATGCGGGTAGGCGGCCAGCGCCTCGAAGCCTTCCCCGTAGGCTTGCAGGAGGCCGTACTCGATGCCGTTATGGATCATCTTGACGAAGTGACCCGAGCCGGCCGGGCCGACGTGAAGGAGCCCGCCCGGCGGCGCGAGGCACTCGAGCACGGGCCGCGCGAGCTCGAAGGCCGACTCCGGGCCGCCCACCATGAGGTTGTAGCCGTTCTCGAGCCCCCAGACGCCGCCCGACACGCCGGCGTCGAGCCACAGCACCCCGGCAGCGTCGGCCTTGGCCGCCCGGCGACGCGAGTCCTCCCAGTTGGAGTTGGCCCCGTCGACGAACACGTCCCCCGGCGAGAGCACGGCCATGGCCTCGCTGAAGACCCGCTCCGTGGGGTCGCCGGCGGGCACCATTGACCACACGACCCGGGGCGAGGCCAGCTGGAGGGCCGCCTCCGCCACGGTGGCGCCGCCCCGCGCGCCTTCCTCCTCCAGCTCGGCGACGAGGGCCGCCACGAGGTCCGTCACGACCGGAGCGTGCCCGCCCTGCAACAGCCTGCGGGTCATGTCGGCGCCCATGCGGCCGAGTCCGACTATGACGAGTTCCATGTTCCCGCCTTCCGGGCGCGTGTTCCGGCGCGCCACCACCGCCAGATGCTACCAGGGGTGCGTGATAAGCTGCCCGCCGTGAACGGGTCATCGGACGTGGAGGCGGTGGAGGCCGGTGAGCACGCGGAAGCGCTCGCCCTGCTCAACCGGGGGGCGGAGCATGTAGTGCCGGACGGCGGTCTGCTGGCGAAGCTCCGGTTGGCGGCCAAGGAAGACAGGCAGTTGCGGGCGAAGCTCGGGGTCGATCCCTCCAGCTCGGACCTGCATGTCGGGCACGCCGTGGTCCTGCGCAAGCTGCGGCAGTTCCAGGACCTCGGGCACCGCGTCGTGCTCATCATCGGCGACTTCACGGCCATGATCGGCGACCCGTCTGGCCGCAGCAAGACGCGGCCCGTCCTCACGTTGGAGGAGACGAGGCGCAACGGCGAGACCTACGTCGCCCAAGCGGTCAAGGTCCTCGACACCGACCCGGAGAAGCTCGAGATCCGCCACAACTCCGAGTGGCTCGAGCCGCTCGGCTTCGCCGACGTCATCCGGCTGGCCTCCAACTACACGGTCGCACGCATGTTGGAGCGCGACGACTTCACGAAGCGCTTCCATGGCGGCGTGCCCATCTCCGTGCACGAGTTCCTCTACCCGCTCGCCCAGGCGTACGACTCGGTCGCCATCCGCGCCGACGTGGAGCTGGGCGGCACCGATCAGCTCTTCAACCTGCTCGTGGGTCGCGACGTGCAACGCGCTTACGGCCAGGAGCCGCAGGTCGCCCTGACCACCCCGCTCCTCGTCGGCCTGGACGGCGTGGAGAAGATGTCCAAGTCGCTCGGCAACTACATAGGGATCGCCGAGCCGCCCGACGTCATGTTCAAGAAGGCGATGCAAGTGGCCGACGCGCTCCTCATGCAGTACGCGGAGCTCTGCACGGCGCTAGACCTCGGCGCGCTGCGAGCGCGGCTCGCCGAGGACCCCGTCGGTGCGCACCGGCTCTTCGCCAGGGCGCTCGTCGGCGTCTACCACGGCGCCGAGCCTGTCGCGGCTGCGGAGCGGCGTTACGACGAGGTGGCCAAGGGCGCCATCCCTGACGAGATGGCGGAGGTCGCCGTGCCCTCAGGCGAGTTCGCTTCCGGCGACGTCGGGCTGCTGCGCCTCGCGGTCCTCGCGGGCTTGGCGGCTTCGAACGGCGAGGCCAGGCGCCTCGTCCAGAACCGCGGCCTGAAGGTCGACGGCGAGGTGGCGAGCGACCCCCAGGCGCGCCTCACGCTGAGCGCGCCGGCCGTGCTCCAGAAGGGCAAGGACGCGTTCGTGCGCCTGAGGCGCGCCTGAGAAGGCGAAGCTAGGATCCCTTCGGGGCCGATGACCAAGGTCTACGCTGCGCCGCGGGACTAGACGGCCAGCACCTGGGCGATCTCGAGCAGCTCCCTGTCGATGGGTTTGGGGTGGTCGGCCAGCTCGGCGAGCGGGATCCTCACGACCTGGCGCCACTTCGTGCCGACCATAACGCCGCTCTTGCCGGCGGCGAGCGTGCGGACGGCGTGGAAGCCAAGGCGCGAGGCCAGGACCCTGTCGCGCGAGCACGGGCTGCCGCCACGCTGGGTGTGGCCGAGGATCACGGTGCGCAGCTCGAAGCCGGTCGCCGCCTCGACCGCCTCCTGGAGACGGCGGGCGCCGCCGGCGTACGCGCCTTCCGCGACCACGACGATGCTCGAGGTCTTCCCGCGCTCCTCGGCCTTGAGGAGCAGGTCTACGACGTCGTCGGCCGTCTGCGGGACCTCGGGCACGACGATGACCTCCGCGCCGCCCGCCACCCCGACGTGCAGGGCGATGTGGCCGGCGTGCCGACCCATGACCTCGACGAGGAAGTGGCGGTCGTGGCTCGCCGCCGTGTCACGCAGGCGGTCGACGGCCTCCAGCGCGATGTCGAGCGCGGTGCTGAAGCCTATCGAGACGTCCGTGCCGTTGATGTCGTTGTCGATCGTGGCCGGGATGCCGACGACCTTGACGCCGTGCTCGGTCTCGAGCGCCTGGGCGCCCCTGAAGCTGCCGTCGCCGCCGATGACGACGAGGCCGTCGATGTCGTGGCGTGCCAGCGTCGCAGCCGCGGCCGTGCGCCCTTCGGGTTGGTAGAAGAGCTCGCAGCGGGCGGTGCGCAAGACGGTGCCGCCGCGCTGGAGGATGTTCGCGACGCTGCGCGGACCGAGTTCGACGATGTCGTCGTCGAGGAGGCCCTGGAAGCCCCGGTAGACGCCGGAGACGCGGATGCCGTCGTGGACGGCGGTGCGGACGACGGCGCGGATGGCAGCGTTCATGCCGGGCGCGTCGCCGCCGCTTGTCAGTACGCCGAGATGCTTCACGAATGTGGAGTATAGCGTTGCCACTGCGGGTTTCCAGGAGGGACTGACGCCCCGTGCCCGCCGGCGTAGGCGCGTGCGAAGATGAGGCCAATATGAACATCGTCGCTCTCAACGAATCCGTCTTGGGCGAGAGGCGTGCCGCTCTCACCCCCCAGGTGGTGGCGAAGCTCCTGCGCCTCGGTGCCAGCGTCTCCGTCGAGCCTGGCCTCGGTGTCCTCGCCGGTCACGGGGACGAGGAGTTCGTAGAGGCCGGAGCCAGGTTGGAACCCGACCGCGAGCGCCTGCTCCCGGCAGCCGACTTGTTGCTCACCGTCAGGCCTCCGGCGCTTGACGTGGTGGCTTCGCTGCGTGAGAGGGCTTGCGTTGCCGGCTTCCTGGACCCGTTCTTCAACCCCGAGCTGATAGAGGCATTGGCGAGGCTCGGGCTCGACTCGCTGTGCATGGAGCTCGTTCCGCGCACGACCTACGCGCAGAAGATGGACGCGCTCTCGAGCCAGGCGAGCTTGGCCGGTTACGCCGCGGTCGTCCTCGCCGCCGAGCGTTCCGCCAAAGCCTTCCCGATGATGAGCACGCCTGCGGGCACCATTCCGCCCGCCCGCGTGTTCGTCATAGGCGCGGGCGTGGCCGGTCTGCAGGCCATCGCGACGGCCAAGCGTCTCGGTGCCAGGGTGGAGGCGTACGACACGCGCCCCGTCGTCAAGGAGCAAGTGCAGTCGCTCGGCGCCAAGTTCGTCGAGATCGACGTCGGCGAGACGGGCCAGACGGAGCAGGGCTACGCGAAGGAGCTGACCGTGGAGCAACTGGAGTCGCAACGCAAGCAGATGGTCAAGATATGCGCGAACTCCGACGTGATCGTCTCCACGGCCCAGGTGTTCGGGCGCCGGGCGCCGCGCATCATCGACGAGTCGATGGTGGCCGGCATGCGCAAGGGGAGCGTGATAGTCGACATGGCCGCCGCCACCGGTGGGAACGTCGCGGGCTCCAAGCCCGGTGAGGAGGTGCTCACCGGGAACGGCGTCCTCATCGTCGGCGCGGACGACCTGCCCGCCAGGGTCGCCAAGGACGCCAGCCAGGTGTACGCCAGCAACCTCTACCTGCTCATAGAGCACGCTTGGGACAAGGACGCCGCCGGGCTCCGCCTCGACCCGCAGGACGCCGTAGTCGGCGCGTGCCTGCTCACTGCCGGCGGCGAGGTAAGGGACGAGCGGGTGAGGGCCGCCCTGGGAGCGAACCGATGATCGTGATGCTGCTGTTCATGACCTTCGTTCTAGCCGTCTTCCTCGGTGTCGAGTTGATCAACAAGGTGCCCTCACAGCTCCACACTCCGCTGATGTCGGGTTCCAACGCCATCTCGGGGATCACCATCGTCGGGGCCATCCTGGGCACCCAGGTAGGCGGCGCGTTCGGTCAGGCGCTTGCTCTGGTCGCCATCATCGCCGCGACCGTGAACGTCGTTGGGGGCTACCTGGTCACTGACCGAATGCTCGGCATGTTCCGTGCCGGCAAGAAGGGCGAGTGAGGTCGAGTGACGACGGTCGTTCAGCTCCTGTACATGATCGCCGCCGTGCTGTTCATCCTCGGCCTGAAGATGCTCGGCCGCGCGCAGAGCGCCCGCCGCGGCAACTTCGTCTCCGCGGCGGGGATGCTCGTGGCAGTGATAGCCACGCTCCTCTCGTCCGGCATCGACTTCGGCATCATCCTCGCGGGCATCGCGGTAGGGGCGGCCGTAGGCGTCTACGTGGCCCGCACGGTGAAGATGACGTCGATGCCCGAGATGGTGGCGCTTCTCAACGGTACCGGGGGCGCCGCTTCGATGCTGGTCGGCTGGAACGAGTACATCCAGCGTCCCGACTCCGGGGTGGTCGCCGCCGTCTCGATCTTCGCGGCCGTGGTCGTCGGCGCCATGACTACGACGGGCTCCGTGCTCGCCTGGGCCAAGCTCTCCGAGAGGATAGACGGCAAACCGATCAAGTTCGCCTCCCAACAGGTCGTCAACGCCGTCATCCTCGCCGCCACGCTGGTGCTTGGGCTCCTCTTCGTCATCAACCCCGCCGCCACCTACGCGCTTCTCATCCTCTACCTCGTCCTCGGGCTAGCGCTCGGCGTGCTCGCCGTTCTGCCCATCGGCGGGGCCGACATGCCCATCGTCATCTCGCTGCTCAACTCCTACTCCGGCGTGGCCGCCGCCGCCGCCGGCTTCGCCATCGGCAACACCGTGCTGGTCGTCGCCGGCTCGCTCGTAGGCGCGTCCGGCCTGATCCTCACTCAGATCATGTGCAAGGCCATGAACCGCTCGCTAGCGAACGTGCTGTTCAGCGGCTTCGGCTCCGGTGCCACCACTGCCGCCACCGCGGTCGCCGGTGAGATCAAGCCGATAAGCGTCGAGGACGCCTACTACGTCCTCGAGGCCGCGACCAGCGTCATCTTCGTGCCCGGTTACGGCATGGCGGTGGCCCAGGCCCAGCACGTCGTCAAGGAGCTCGCCGACCTGCTGGAGAAGAACGGCGCCGAAGTCCGCTACGTCATCCACCCGGTGGCCGGACGCATGCCGGGCCACATGAACGTGCTGCTGGCGGAGGCCAACGTCCCCTACGAACAGCTCGTCGAGCCGGACGACGTCAACCCGGGTATGGACCTCATCGACGTCGCCGTCGTGATCGGCGCGAACGACGTCGTCAACCCTGCGGCCCGCGAGGACGAGGCGAGCCCGCTCTACGGCATGCCGATCATCGACGTCGACAGGGCGCGGACATGCTTCGTCCTCAAGCGCTCCATGAAGCCCGGCTTCTCCGGCGTCGAGAACCCGCTCTTCTACAAGCCCAACACCCGCATGCTCTTCGGCGATGCCAAGGCGTCGCTCGGTGCGCTCGTGGCGGAGTTCAAGGACGCCTGACGCCTGGGCTGGCAATCGCTAAGAAAAGTTGACAATAGGAGACTCAAGTCCATATCATCTCCGTATGGACGCAGAACGCTTCACGGAAGCCGCCCTCCAGCTCGTGGCCAGCGCCCAGCAGGTGGCGCGCGCGCGTAAGAACCAGCAGGTAGGCCCGCTGCACCTGGCGGCCTCGCTCTTGGCGGACCCGGAGGGGCTGCCGAGCCGCGTCGTGCAGCGCGCGGGGGCGGACCCGGCAGCCGCCCGCGCCGCCACCGACGCCGCCCTCGCCAAGCTGCCGGTGGTGAGCGGCGCGGACGGCCAGTTCATGAGCGCGGAGCTCGGCAACACGTTCGGCCGCGCCGAGGCCCTGGCGCGCGAGTGGCAGGACGCCTTCGTGGCCGCCGACACCCTGCTCGTCGCCTTGCGCGAGACGGGTGGCAAGCAGCTCGACTACCTCCCGGCGGCCGCCGCGCTGAAGGACG from Trueperaceae bacterium includes the following:
- the rocF gene encoding arginase, coding for MQRVRILGVPMDLGAGRRGVDMGPSALRLARLAPALRELSHEVVDLGNVDVPLAETSEHLPSAAGPHHADAIAATCRATFARLRELPAEEFVIALGGDHSVSMGTVPGLNLGRATGLVWVDAHADINTPATSPSGNVHGMPIAHLIGLGDERLTSIWGGGRVVEPEHIVYIGLRSVDPAERELIRESGALAFSMKEVDQRGIAYVVAAALERLAGLERVHVSFDADALDPSLAPGVGTPVPGGLTYREAHLLMELLADSKRVTSLDLVEVNPILDRANETAGTLVELTASLLGKRIL
- a CDS encoding glycosyltransferase is translated as MSATRHPEAATSATTARPVAAARLTVAVVNYRTPELALSCLELVRRSAPGADLRLVDADPDPGFADALSRSHPDVAYLGVPNHSYAHAVNAGLRGASTEYVAFTNADVIVADGTFPDLVAALESSPQAAAAGPFVADGNGKPQGLGPLYARHYRRLRRSSPTGGRPAAVAVPWLSGCLTVARLRDWRELGGYDEAFRFYNEDLDFGLRVSEAGRSNLLVATPVVHLGGTSTPSHPAFALEGRRGGLLVGRRHYPGWLRAAQVAFVASEAALGRVLARTPGRRAANAELLRMLRAGDVDATPFGATLDERPEW
- the zwf gene encoding glucose-6-phosphate dehydrogenase, with the translated sequence MSLARGLSTAAHPDAAPDQAAQTDRSAHGASRSVARNGAAPACAFVIFGITGDLAARKLIPALYQLHVNGELDARTIIVGFGRKPLTDADLTGNLREALEREVPDLDEGAWRALAGRISYVHGDYASAEAFGRLATALEGIDVAGRVYYTATPPGVYGAIARSLAGAGLASESDGRFSRLVVEKPFGTDAASAKALNDELLEHFSERQLYRIDHYLAKETAQNLGVLRFANSMFEPFWNNRYIDHVQITMIEPMGVEGRGQFYEDAGILRDVFQNHLLQLLALVAMEPPVRFDARSVRDEKVKLFSAVACPNPQETVLGQYVAGNGMVGYRQEPGVDPRSRQATFAAMRLTVENWRWAGVPFYLRSGKRLEAKASEIVLQFKAPPHVPFTLPAPVRPDRLILRIVPDEGISIRFNGKRPGQRVELGRISLDFSYRESFDGAIPDAYETLLLDVMEGDATLFMRADEVEAQWTIIDPLLEHAADPRTTPLFYEAGGRGPQAAYALLESVGRSWKRPAGVKTG
- a CDS encoding response regulator transcription factor, which translates into the protein MAAQTVLVVEDDAAVREVVAFHLSRAGFAVREASDAAQALAAAPDAALVVLDWMLPGESGLTVLKRLRDSSAAELPVLMLTARAREAERVEGLESGADDYLTKPFSAAELVARVRALLRRAVPRKRVTVGHLSVDADAGEVTWRGERCRLTPREFGLLAFLAANPGRVYSRFELLDKVWGEGFVGTERTVDQHVAQLRAVVADDVVATVRGRGYRLGECGGDRLADAHPQGRAER
- a CDS encoding patatin-like phospholipase family protein gives rise to the protein MQSDDQHDHRGDLRLGVALGGGSARGYAHLGALASLERNGLAPDVIAGTSFGAVVGALYATGRPLPELLAQAEAMRRRDVFPYVADFGLHRAALFRGRRLEEYFDRLLEGRHFSDLVKRLVVVTTDIDSGERVLLEQGSLAEALRASTAIPGVFAPALVGGRRLIDGGIGSPVPLSTLDEFDLDVAIGIGAGMEASDSGTIRFARKLMRSSGAKRFQTRLAATRPRGAVGRLGRALAFAAEGWAAADADACERAEPDGCRRFEVHTRPPISWLDFRSAGAAIRAGDAALSRLMPALKSAMRATG
- a CDS encoding ATP-binding protein; translation: MDRSAAHALPWWDVLKEGVVLLDSGSVLDLNHAAALLLDVDRERARGAAAIGVFRDHRLEAMWRSGVGGEIELRSKAVRVTAFPGGLVFEDVSELRLGQRDASELLSVLSHELRTPVTTVRGALEALAAPAADGDDPSEVRFRERFLALALAEAERLSRLLDDLTVQSRPPRERSVALGAVVAKAAALLRARADAVDVRFATELEDLVVWADEDKLLQVILNLMENAVVHGPGGGTVTVAAWGADAMAQLEVRDEGAPLDPTGVPALFAPHTQGRHRGQGAGLGLYIVRSIVQRWGGAVWAGPGSAVAAGNVFGFSVPLADHA